Proteins encoded within one genomic window of Acinetobacter sp. YWS30-1:
- the shiA gene encoding shikimate transporter, with amino-acid sequence MSSVNSSAIQERRARKAALSSFVGAVVDWYDFLLYGIVAALIFKDQFFPSIGANMGTLAALATFGVGFLFRPLGGVVFGHFGDKLGRKKMLVLTVVLMGISTVGIGFLPNFEAIGWWAPVLLVTLRAIQGFAVGGEWGGAALMAVENAPKGKKAFYSSGVQVGYGVGLVLATGAVSIIIATLGEEAFAEWAWRIPFIASIVLIGIAMWIRRDQDESQEFVEKVINADHHPEKLPILQAISKHPKAFFYIIALRLTELLTMYLVTNFALNYSTNNLGMDKQFFLNITLMVGAISCFSIPFFAWLSDKIQHKTMCVWGGLIGALSAFPFFMALDAQNTWMIIVGAILLANVAHDMVVSVHQPIFTSLFGTEYRYSGAGVGYQVASIIGGGFTPMIAASLVIWGDGSWHYVAIYLAIGCLLTALVAALMPKTKD; translated from the coding sequence ATGTCCTCTGTAAATTCTTCTGCTATTCAAGAACGACGCGCGCGTAAAGCGGCGTTATCCAGTTTTGTTGGTGCTGTTGTCGATTGGTATGATTTTCTCCTTTACGGCATTGTTGCGGCCTTAATTTTTAAAGACCAGTTTTTCCCAAGCATTGGTGCCAATATGGGTACCTTGGCGGCTTTAGCCACCTTTGGGGTAGGCTTCCTGTTTCGTCCTCTAGGCGGTGTGGTATTTGGTCATTTCGGCGACAAGCTCGGCCGCAAGAAAATGCTGGTTCTGACTGTGGTCCTGATGGGGATTTCCACCGTCGGGATTGGTTTTTTACCTAATTTCGAAGCCATTGGCTGGTGGGCACCGGTTTTACTGGTGACCCTGCGTGCCATTCAAGGCTTTGCAGTCGGTGGTGAATGGGGTGGTGCTGCCCTTATGGCGGTGGAAAATGCCCCTAAAGGCAAAAAAGCCTTTTATAGCAGTGGTGTTCAGGTCGGCTATGGCGTAGGTCTGGTACTGGCAACGGGTGCAGTATCCATTATTATTGCCACACTGGGTGAAGAGGCTTTTGCTGAATGGGCTTGGCGCATTCCGTTTATTGCCAGTATCGTGCTGATCGGGATTGCGATGTGGATTCGCCGTGATCAGGATGAATCTCAAGAATTCGTAGAGAAAGTGATTAACGCAGATCATCATCCAGAAAAACTGCCAATCTTGCAGGCCATCAGCAAACATCCTAAAGCTTTCTTTTATATTATTGCCTTACGTTTGACCGAACTGCTGACCATGTATCTGGTCACCAACTTTGCCCTGAACTATTCCACCAATAATCTGGGTATGGATAAACAATTCTTCCTGAATATTACCCTGATGGTTGGTGCGATCAGCTGTTTCAGTATTCCTTTCTTTGCCTGGCTATCCGATAAAATTCAGCATAAAACCATGTGCGTCTGGGGTGGTCTGATCGGTGCACTGTCTGCCTTTCCGTTTTTTATGGCACTGGATGCACAAAATACCTGGATGATTATTGTTGGCGCCATTCTACTGGCCAATGTCGCGCATGACATGGTGGTCAGCGTGCATCAACCGATTTTTACCTCGCTATTTGGTACGGAATATCGCTATAGCGGTGCCGGAGTCGGTTATCAGGTCGCCAGTATTATTGGTGGTGGTTTTACCCCAATGATTGCAGCCTCCTTAGTGATTTGGGGTGATGGTTCATGGCATTATGTAGCCATCTATCTTGCGATAGGCTGCCTATTGACTGCATTAGTCGCAGCCTTGATGCCAAAAACCAAGGATTAA
- a CDS encoding GH25 family lysozyme, with protein MKAAPTSSNWKKHSVIAVGLLITLVVTTVLYLLVFKQPSAHAADYSIHGFDVSHHQKEIDWKKIPKQKYKFVYLKSTEGGDFKDTKFQEYWLQAREQGFLVGAYHFYRLCRDGSIQAQNFIESVPRKSDALPPVMDLEYDSKCINHYSKEQLLKEIRIMHDALKHHYGKQPIFYVSKSFYNIVLAGEFADVPLWVREYQGLPDLKGQPKWTFWQHSSQGEIPGISRTVDLNVFYGSEQDWIKFLQQNSIPTQDQSQPPAKK; from the coding sequence ATGAAAGCAGCTCCCACTTCTAGCAACTGGAAAAAACACTCAGTGATTGCAGTCGGGCTGCTGATTACGCTTGTGGTAACCACTGTGCTTTATCTGCTGGTTTTCAAACAGCCATCAGCGCATGCAGCAGATTATTCGATTCATGGTTTTGATGTTTCCCATCATCAGAAAGAAATAGACTGGAAGAAAATCCCGAAACAGAAATATAAATTTGTCTATTTAAAATCCACAGAAGGTGGTGATTTTAAAGATACCAAGTTTCAGGAATACTGGCTGCAGGCCCGCGAACAGGGCTTTCTGGTCGGTGCTTATCATTTTTATCGGCTTTGCCGTGATGGCAGTATTCAGGCTCAGAATTTTATAGAGTCTGTTCCGCGTAAAAGTGATGCCCTGCCACCCGTAATGGATCTGGAATATGACAGCAAGTGTATTAATCACTACTCCAAAGAGCAGCTGCTCAAGGAAATCCGGATCATGCATGATGCCTTAAAACACCATTATGGCAAGCAGCCGATTTTCTATGTGTCCAAATCTTTTTATAACATTGTGCTGGCAGGAGAGTTTGCTGACGTACCACTCTGGGTACGTGAGTACCAGGGTTTGCCAGATTTAAAGGGTCAGCCTAAATGGACCTTCTGGCAGCATAGCAGTCAGGGTGAAATTCCCGGCATTTCCCGTACTGTGGATCTGAATGTGTTTTATGGCTCGGAGCAAGACTGGATCAAATTTTTACAGCAGAACAGTATTCCCACCCAGGATCAGTCCCAGCCTCCGGCCAAGAAATAA
- a CDS encoding IS4-like element ISAbe18 family transposase — protein MSHQNTVFHELIKPVVRQDFEQLAKVHHVGQKFRAASRWDQFIAILMSQFSCRQSLRDIQSNLECQQEKLSHLGAKSIPRSTLARINEQQPAALYQQLFYKLLKYYDHSKVAHKFRFKNPLYSLDASHIDLSLSLCEWAKVHDSKASMKLSIGLNHSNDIPEFVAVENGKENDMVQGRKFQFPAGSIVVFDKGYVDYQWYANLTAQNIGFVTRFRPKSVYQVIQQHPVLESKGILKDETIQLNSAHALKRKAPVLRRIEYRDQQSGKHFSFLSNNFHLAASTIAAIYKDRWKVELFFKAIKQNLKLKAFLGRSRNAIQTQIWIAMIAYLLVSFAQHLGKTGWTVQRLLRIIQVNLFERRTLKALFSPDKIPIKQEEAHLSFLL, from the coding sequence TTGTCCCATCAGAATACCGTATTTCATGAGCTAATTAAACCTGTTGTGCGACAGGATTTTGAACAACTTGCTAAAGTACACCATGTTGGACAGAAATTTAGAGCGGCTTCCCGGTGGGATCAGTTTATTGCCATATTGATGTCTCAATTCTCTTGTAGGCAAAGTCTGAGAGATATTCAATCCAATTTGGAGTGCCAACAGGAAAAGCTAAGTCATCTCGGAGCAAAGTCTATTCCCCGAAGCACGCTGGCACGAATCAATGAGCAGCAGCCTGCTGCCTTGTATCAACAGCTATTTTACAAGTTGCTTAAATACTATGACCACTCAAAAGTCGCTCATAAATTTCGCTTTAAGAATCCCTTGTATTCCTTGGATGCCAGTCATATTGACCTGTCGCTTTCCTTATGTGAATGGGCCAAAGTTCACGACTCAAAAGCCAGCATGAAACTCAGTATAGGATTGAATCACAGCAATGATATTCCTGAGTTTGTTGCAGTTGAAAATGGCAAAGAAAATGACATGGTACAAGGCCGCAAATTCCAGTTTCCTGCTGGCAGCATTGTAGTTTTTGATAAAGGCTATGTCGATTACCAATGGTATGCAAATCTGACTGCTCAAAACATTGGATTTGTCACACGTTTTAGGCCTAAATCTGTGTATCAGGTGATCCAGCAACATCCAGTGCTTGAATCCAAAGGTATTCTAAAAGATGAAACCATTCAGCTGAATAGCGCACATGCCCTAAAAAGAAAAGCCCCAGTGTTAAGAAGAATTGAATATAGAGATCAGCAAAGTGGCAAGCACTTTAGCTTTCTCAGCAATAACTTTCATTTAGCCGCCTCCACCATTGCGGCGATTTATAAAGATCGTTGGAAAGTTGAGCTGTTCTTTAAGGCGATTAAGCAGAATCTCAAATTAAAAGCGTTTCTAGGCCGCAGCAGGAACGCAATTCAGACACAAATCTGGATTGCGATGATCGCCTATTTATTGGTGAGTTTCGCTCAACATTTAGGAAAAACAGGTTGGACAGTTCAACGTTTACTCAGAATAATTCAAGTGAATTTGTTTGAAAGAAGAACTTTAAAAGCTTTATTTTCACCCGATAAAATACCCATAAAACAAGAGGAAGCTCATTTGAGCTTCCTCTTGTGA
- the dinB gene encoding DNA polymerase IV: MRKIIHIDMDAFYASVELRERPELNALPVVIASHHPRAVVAAASYPAREFGLRSAMPMTKARKLCPQVIVIEPDFAKYRQVSGQIHQIFQTYTKVIEPLSLDEAYLDVTENLQQIPSATEVAMRIREDIFQTTGLTASAGVAPNKFLAKIASDWHKPNGICVIKPSQVQRFIQDLPLKKIPGVGKVTQEKLKSLNLETLGDLQQIEEAILIQHFGKYGRRLFLYAQGIDDRPVEAERERQQISKETTFDDDLYLPQCQPYWQPLIAQLWQSLEKKQLSARGVTVKLRMKNFQTMQHSKSFSQLLRSPQELEQALHLLLQEMHITPQLQFRLIGLGVYQLAARETETQLLLL; this comes from the coding sequence ATGCGCAAAATTATTCATATCGATATGGATGCCTTCTACGCCTCAGTCGAGCTGCGTGAGCGTCCGGAGCTGAACGCTCTGCCTGTGGTGATTGCCTCGCATCATCCGCGGGCAGTGGTCGCGGCTGCCTCCTATCCGGCCCGCGAATTCGGACTGCGCTCTGCCATGCCGATGACTAAAGCACGTAAGCTCTGCCCTCAGGTCATCGTGATTGAACCAGATTTTGCCAAATACCGTCAGGTCTCTGGTCAGATTCATCAAATATTTCAAACTTATACCAAGGTCATCGAACCGTTGTCTCTGGATGAAGCTTATCTGGATGTCACCGAAAATTTGCAGCAGATTCCAAGTGCCACTGAAGTGGCAATGCGCATTCGTGAAGATATTTTTCAAACTACTGGACTAACCGCTTCTGCTGGCGTGGCGCCGAATAAATTTCTCGCTAAAATCGCCTCTGACTGGCATAAGCCGAATGGAATCTGTGTCATCAAACCTTCACAGGTGCAGCGTTTTATTCAGGATCTTCCACTGAAGAAAATTCCCGGTGTAGGCAAAGTTACCCAAGAAAAATTAAAAAGTTTGAATCTGGAAACCTTGGGAGATTTACAGCAGATTGAAGAAGCGATCCTGATTCAGCATTTTGGCAAATATGGACGGCGCCTGTTTCTCTATGCTCAAGGCATTGATGATCGGCCAGTCGAAGCTGAACGGGAACGCCAGCAGATTTCCAAGGAAACGACTTTCGATGATGATCTGTATTTACCGCAATGCCAGCCTTACTGGCAGCCATTAATTGCCCAGCTCTGGCAGAGTCTGGAAAAAAAACAGCTCTCTGCTCGCGGGGTTACTGTAAAACTGAGAATGAAAAATTTTCAGACCATGCAGCATAGTAAAAGCTTCAGCCAGCTGCTGCGTAGCCCGCAAGAACTGGAGCAGGCTTTACACTTATTGCTTCAAGAGATGCATATTACTCCTCAACTGCAGTTTCGGCTGATTGGGCTTGGCGTCTATCAGCTCGCTGCACGTGAAACAGAAACGCAATTGCTGCTGCTTTAG
- a CDS encoding RidA family protein, which yields MSVQRLHVSQRFSEIAIAGNLVHLAGQLATDLDLDIKGQTQQTLDIIDQFLADAGTDKSQIMSVTIYLKDIEKDYAAFNEVWDAWVSDIQALPRTCVEAKLYDPRVLVELTVVAVKPE from the coding sequence ATGTCTGTTCAACGTTTGCATGTTTCACAACGCTTTTCTGAGATCGCCATTGCCGGCAATCTGGTTCATCTCGCCGGTCAGTTGGCGACAGACCTGGATCTAGATATCAAAGGTCAAACCCAGCAGACACTGGATATTATCGATCAGTTCCTGGCGGATGCCGGTACCGATAAAAGCCAGATCATGTCTGTGACGATTTATCTCAAAGATATTGAAAAAGATTATGCAGCGTTTAATGAAGTCTGGGATGCCTGGGTATCGGATATTCAAGCCCTACCCCGCACCTGTGTCGAAGCTAAACTGTATGATCCACGCGTGTTAGTGGAACTGACTGTCGTAGCCGTCAAACCTGAATAG
- a CDS encoding TIGR00730 family Rossman fold protein, producing the protein MQSVMEMTDYFNDNSPKTTRPLVALYCGSRAGNKPIYLEKAIQLSQGLAEHGFGLVYGGASIGLMGQVADTMIQHGGEAVGVIPEFMLDYEIAHPQLTELHIVTSMHQRKAMMADRACAFVALPGGLGTFEEILEIATWGQLNQHQKPMMLYNVNGFYNPLIAQLDLAVQEGFLPPQHRAKLIVCEHADQIYTTLLNLDAPQRFVV; encoded by the coding sequence ATGCAAAGTGTAATGGAAATGACCGATTATTTTAATGATAACTCCCCAAAAACAACACGCCCGCTAGTGGCTTTATATTGTGGCTCTCGTGCCGGCAACAAACCGATTTATCTGGAAAAAGCGATTCAACTGTCACAAGGTCTGGCCGAACATGGTTTTGGTCTGGTCTATGGCGGCGCCAGTATTGGTCTGATGGGCCAGGTGGCAGACACCATGATTCAGCATGGTGGTGAAGCGGTGGGCGTGATTCCTGAATTCATGCTGGATTATGAGATTGCCCATCCTCAACTCACAGAACTGCATATCGTCACCAGCATGCATCAGCGTAAGGCCATGATGGCAGATCGTGCCTGTGCCTTTGTCGCCTTGCCGGGTGGATTGGGAACCTTTGAAGAAATTCTGGAAATTGCGACCTGGGGTCAGCTGAACCAGCATCAAAAACCGATGATGCTGTATAACGTCAATGGCTTTTATAATCCCCTGATTGCCCAGCTTGATCTTGCCGTGCAGGAAGGCTTCTTGCCGCCCCAGCATCGGGCTAAACTGATTGTCTGTGAGCATGCAGATCAGATTTATACCACCTTGCTGAATCTGGATGCTCCGCAACGTTTCGTCGTTTAA
- a CDS encoding YgiQ family radical SAM protein, producing MSTAYTAQTAPKALFDYDKYWASCFEPAPFLPMSREEMDQLGWDSCDFIFVCGDAYIDHPSFVTGIIGRVLEAQGFRVGIIAQPDWTNVEAFRVLGKPNIAWGVSAGNMDSMINRYTADRKIRSDDAYSPDNQPNKRPDRAATVYCQRCREAFPDVPVLLGGIEGSLRRIAHYDYWSDKVRRSILMDSKADLLMYGNGERSIIEIMHRLAKGEKIHQITDVRGTAFIINKHNRAAKAQFVEIASNDVDTIGRVDPIINPYVMSEDIDGCEIEKDKGNSLSQYQNFQKEVVANPIVREGDNLDPDTQIVQLQPASKAIKHKLPPRELAVIRLPSFEEVANDPVLYAHANRILHLETNPGNARALVQKHGERDVWINPPPIPLTTEEMDYVFDLPYARLPHPSYGNARFPAFDMIKFSVNIMRGCFGGCTFCSITEHEGRIIQNRSEESILREVEKIRDTAPGFTGIISDLGGPTANMYRLACKDPEIEKNCRKPSCVFPGVCQNLHTDHAPLTQLYRKARALPGIKKILIGSGLRYDLAVLNPEYVRELVTHHVGGYLKIAPEHTEKGPLSKMMKPGIGTYDRFKQMFDRFSKEAGKEQYLIPYFIAAHPGTTDYDMMNLAIWLKKNGFRADQVQTFYPSPMATATTMYYTGKNPLAKVARYTEDVDIVKGEKRRRLHKAFLRYHDPNNWPLLREALKEMGRQDLIGNSKQHLIPTYQPAGTDGQYQSARKKNSTVAGDSQKRTANPGNRGQAQNNRPKKGQILTQHTGLPPRETGDAKKPFGGSKPKAKSKPKSRA from the coding sequence ATGTCTACTGCTTATACCGCTCAGACTGCGCCTAAAGCGTTGTTTGATTACGACAAATATTGGGCGTCATGTTTTGAACCCGCGCCTTTTTTGCCGATGTCACGCGAGGAAATGGACCAACTCGGTTGGGACAGTTGTGACTTTATTTTTGTCTGCGGTGATGCCTATATTGACCACCCGTCATTTGTGACCGGGATCATTGGACGTGTGCTCGAAGCACAAGGTTTCCGCGTGGGGATTATTGCCCAGCCGGACTGGACTAATGTAGAAGCCTTCCGTGTACTCGGTAAGCCGAATATTGCCTGGGGCGTTTCTGCCGGTAATATGGACTCGATGATTAACCGTTATACGGCGGATCGTAAGATTCGTTCAGATGATGCTTATTCTCCAGATAACCAGCCGAATAAACGTCCAGACCGCGCAGCAACCGTCTATTGCCAACGTTGTCGTGAAGCTTTCCCGGATGTGCCGGTATTACTCGGTGGTATTGAAGGTTCATTACGTCGTATCGCACATTATGACTACTGGTCAGATAAAGTCCGTCGTTCGATCTTAATGGATTCTAAAGCGGACTTGTTGATGTACGGTAATGGCGAACGCTCGATCATTGAAATCATGCATCGCCTGGCTAAGGGTGAAAAGATTCATCAGATTACTGATGTTCGTGGTACCGCATTCATTATCAATAAACATAACCGTGCTGCGAAAGCCCAGTTTGTGGAAATCGCATCCAATGATGTCGATACCATTGGCCGTGTCGATCCGATCATCAACCCGTATGTGATGAGCGAAGATATTGATGGCTGTGAAATTGAAAAAGATAAAGGCAACAGCTTAAGCCAATACCAGAATTTCCAGAAAGAAGTCGTAGCCAATCCAATCGTGCGTGAAGGGGACAATTTAGATCCAGATACGCAAATTGTGCAGCTACAACCAGCTTCTAAAGCAATTAAACATAAATTACCACCACGTGAACTGGCAGTGATTCGTTTGCCTTCTTTTGAAGAAGTGGCGAATGACCCTGTGCTGTATGCGCATGCCAACCGTATTCTGCATCTGGAAACTAATCCAGGGAACGCGCGTGCTTTGGTACAAAAACATGGCGAACGTGATGTGTGGATCAATCCACCACCGATTCCATTAACTACCGAAGAAATGGATTATGTGTTCGACCTGCCTTATGCACGTCTGCCGCATCCATCCTATGGTAATGCACGCTTTCCGGCCTTTGACATGATCAAGTTCTCAGTGAACATTATGCGTGGCTGTTTCGGTGGCTGTACTTTCTGTTCGATCACCGAGCATGAAGGCCGTATTATTCAGAACCGTTCTGAAGAATCAATCCTGCGTGAAGTTGAAAAGATTCGTGATACCGCACCAGGCTTTACTGGCATTATCTCGGACTTGGGTGGCCCAACCGCCAACATGTACCGTTTGGCATGTAAAGATCCTGAGATTGAGAAGAACTGTCGTAAGCCGTCATGTGTATTCCCAGGCGTGTGTCAAAACCTGCATACCGACCATGCACCATTGACCCAGTTGTATCGTAAGGCACGTGCTTTACCGGGTATTAAAAAGATTCTGATTGGCTCAGGTCTGCGTTATGACCTTGCCGTATTGAACCCGGAATATGTCAGAGAGCTGGTCACCCATCATGTGGGTGGTTATCTGAAGATTGCACCAGAGCATACCGAGAAAGGTCCATTATCCAAGATGATGAAACCGGGGATCGGGACGTATGACCGCTTCAAGCAGATGTTTGACCGTTTCAGCAAAGAAGCCGGTAAGGAACAGTATCTGATTCCTTATTTCATCGCGGCGCATCCGGGTACCACCGATTACGACATGATGAATCTGGCGATCTGGTTGAAAAAGAATGGTTTCCGTGCCGATCAGGTACAAACCTTCTATCCGTCACCAATGGCCACTGCAACCACCATGTACTACACCGGTAAGAACCCGCTGGCGAAAGTCGCGCGTTATACTGAAGATGTGGACATCGTGAAAGGTGAAAAACGTCGTCGTCTGCATAAAGCCTTCTTGCGTTACCATGATCCAAACAACTGGCCTTTATTGCGTGAAGCTTTAAAGGAAATGGGGCGTCAGGATCTGATTGGTAACTCGAAACAGCATCTGATTCCAACCTATCAACCTGCTGGTACAGATGGGCAATACCAGTCTGCACGTAAGAAGAATTCGACTGTAGCGGGTGATTCACAGAAACGTACTGCTAACCCAGGTAATCGTGGTCAGGCTCAAAATAACCGTCCGAAAAAAGGCCAGATTCTTACCCAGCATACTGGTCTGCCACCGCGTGAAACAGGTGATGCGAAAAAGCCATTCGGCGGCTCTAAACCTAAAGCAAAATCAAAGCCAAAATCACGTGCTTGA
- the mdtD gene encoding multidrug transporter subunit MdtD, which produces MNVTPTHQSLQPEFRLLVLLVSIGFFMQGLDTTIINTALPAIASNLQEDPLRMHSVVVAYVLSVAACIPLSGWLADRFGVRNIYFAAIIIFALASLGCAWSENLNELLVYRVFQGIGGALLLPVGRLAMLKIIPRTQFLSAMSLMSLAGLMGPLIGPTLGGWMVEYLSWHWIFLINLPIGLLGALITFKAMPNITEPTVQRFDFGGFILLVIAMIGLCLGIENFANPQYPLWWSLSLVGSGLIASLIYAYHSHTHLNALFRSKLFKNKIYSIGILGNFFARLGGNSIPFLLPLMLQVAFGFEPFITGLLMIPTVLGSLASKPIIRKIIQRFGYRRVLLINTLLVGLCIASFALTTAETPIWLRAIHFFVFGILNSLQFVSMNTLTLKDLSQQDASSGNSFLSMIMMLSMSIGVALAGTLVNMFSAYFGPEQLDNAFHVSLLCLGCINIIAAYIFWHIPKNTPV; this is translated from the coding sequence ATGAATGTCACTCCTACGCATCAATCGCTACAACCTGAATTCAGACTGCTGGTCTTGCTGGTGTCGATTGGCTTTTTCATGCAGGGCCTGGATACCACCATTATCAATACCGCCTTGCCTGCGATCGCCAGCAATCTGCAGGAAGATCCGCTACGGATGCATAGTGTGGTGGTGGCCTATGTTCTTTCTGTGGCAGCTTGCATTCCCTTGAGTGGCTGGCTGGCTGATCGCTTTGGGGTTAGAAATATCTATTTTGCAGCGATCATTATTTTTGCTCTGGCCTCACTGGGCTGTGCCTGGTCTGAGAATCTGAATGAACTACTGGTTTATCGGGTATTTCAGGGCATTGGCGGTGCTTTGCTGCTTCCAGTCGGACGACTGGCCATGCTGAAAATTATTCCTCGTACCCAGTTTCTATCCGCTATGAGTCTGATGAGTCTGGCCGGACTAATGGGTCCTTTAATCGGTCCAACCTTAGGTGGCTGGATGGTGGAATACCTGTCCTGGCACTGGATTTTCCTGATCAATCTGCCGATTGGTCTGCTGGGTGCATTGATTACCTTTAAAGCTATGCCGAATATCACTGAACCGACGGTACAGCGTTTTGATTTTGGCGGTTTTATTCTACTGGTCATCGCAATGATCGGCTTGTGTCTAGGGATTGAAAACTTTGCCAATCCACAATATCCACTCTGGTGGAGCTTAAGTCTGGTCGGAAGTGGTCTGATTGCCTCACTCATCTATGCCTATCACTCACATACTCATCTGAATGCGCTTTTTCGCAGTAAATTATTTAAAAATAAGATCTATTCGATTGGCATTCTGGGTAATTTCTTTGCCCGGCTCGGCGGTAACTCGATTCCGTTTTTATTGCCTTTAATGTTGCAGGTCGCTTTTGGTTTTGAACCTTTTATTACCGGTTTACTGATGATTCCAACCGTACTCGGTTCTTTAGCATCTAAACCGATTATCCGCAAAATCATTCAACGTTTCGGTTATCGTAGAGTCTTGTTGATCAACACCTTGCTGGTCGGTCTATGTATTGCCAGTTTTGCCTTGACTACGGCGGAAACCCCTATCTGGCTAAGAGCCATTCATTTCTTTGTGTTCGGGATTCTGAATTCGCTGCAATTTGTCTCAATGAATACGCTGACTTTAAAAGATTTAAGCCAGCAGGATGCCAGCAGTGGTAACAGTTTTCTGTCGATGATCATGATGCTGTCAATGAGTATCGGGGTGGCACTGGCAGGTACGCTAGTGAATATGTTTAGTGCCTACTTCGGCCCTGAGCAGCTGGATAATGCCTTCCACGTTTCGCTGCTCTGTCTAGGCTGTATTAACATTATTGCTGCCTATATTTTCTGGCATATCCCCAAAAACACACCAGTCTAG
- a CDS encoding DUF2726 domain-containing protein, translating into MTTYMMIGSFLVFCVVLMAWKQLRNSPKPQDSALKQRAIFNPNEQLTFTRLKEVLPDYIVLAHVSYDALLTTKFGRTRHKYRDLIADFVILDQQYQIVAIVAVDDPVILKRPQQAQFQDALLTMAGYRVIRYEDVPEYYQLRGDFLREQEHSSKDQRFTAVNDLKKYHLYSDLERRKVKALN; encoded by the coding sequence ATGACCACCTATATGATGATAGGGAGTTTCTTGGTGTTCTGTGTTGTGCTCATGGCATGGAAGCAGCTAAGGAATAGCCCAAAACCACAAGACAGCGCCTTAAAACAGCGCGCTATTTTTAATCCAAATGAACAACTGACGTTTACACGCCTGAAAGAAGTGTTGCCTGATTATATTGTACTGGCCCATGTTTCTTATGATGCACTACTTACCACCAAATTTGGTCGTACCCGGCACAAGTATCGTGATCTGATTGCAGATTTTGTGATTCTGGATCAGCAATACCAGATTGTTGCCATTGTAGCCGTCGATGATCCGGTGATTTTAAAACGTCCACAGCAGGCGCAATTTCAGGATGCCTTGTTGACTATGGCCGGTTATCGGGTCATTCGCTATGAAGATGTACCGGAATATTATCAGTTACGAGGAGATTTCCTGCGTGAGCAGGAGCATTCCAGTAAAGACCAGAGATTTACCGCTGTGAATGATCTCAAAAAATATCATCTCTATTCAGATCTGGAACGACGTAAAGTCAAAGCATTAAACTGA